One genomic segment of Erythrobacter sp. THAF29 includes these proteins:
- a CDS encoding acyltransferase: MDIALGEDAMLGRNIFWQVARSASVTIGDRFSLNSGGFVVVSEGLTVGDNVAIGELVSIRDSEHKFDPDHGVRGQGFTQAAIIIEDNCWIGRGTYIGPGSHIRRGSIVAAHSVVRGDFPEGSLIAGAPAVVKKPLTGKSA, from the coding sequence ATGGATATCGCGCTCGGTGAGGATGCGATGCTGGGCCGCAATATCTTCTGGCAAGTTGCGCGATCCGCTTCCGTGACCATTGGCGACCGCTTCAGCCTCAATTCCGGCGGTTTCGTCGTGGTCAGCGAAGGGTTGACGGTAGGCGACAACGTCGCGATCGGGGAATTGGTTTCGATCCGCGATTCCGAGCACAAGTTCGATCCCGATCATGGCGTTCGCGGGCAGGGCTTTACGCAGGCAGCAATCATCATCGAAGACAATTGCTGGATCGGTCGCGGGACTTATATCGGTCCGGGTTCGCATATCCGCCGGGGTTCGATTGTGGCTGCACACTCGGTGGTCCGAGGTGACTTTCCGGAGGGCAGCCTGATTGCAGGTGCGCCTGCAGTGGTGAAGAAACCGCTGACCGGAAAAAGCGCATAG